Proteins encoded in a region of the Thermoplasmata archaeon genome:
- a CDS encoding threonine/serine dehydratase has protein sequence MGEKAAPAAVEPLRVTARDIEAARDAIREVAYRTPTTRLATPEGGEVFLKLENLQRLGAFKIRGAWNRMSRMTEGERRRGVATISSGNHGLAVAWSAKRLGLPCTVYVPEGAPGPKVEAIRAQGAGLRVMAREDLVRAHTEELWKSWPQTFVQPFAHTHIIAGQGTIGWEIAEDLQDVRTVLVPVGGGGLSSGIAIAVKARVPKATVFGVQAEGAASLPRVFETKKPYRVEQPSTIADGIRIGIILPEMADLLLRYLDGCYVVSDDEIRKAMHRLALEAKVVAEPAGAAAFAAWGRYRDRLEPPVVAVVSGGNVDPALLGAVLREDM, from the coding sequence ATGGGCGAGAAGGCCGCTCCGGCCGCCGTGGAACCGTTGCGTGTCACGGCCCGAGACATCGAGGCCGCCCGCGACGCGATCCGGGAGGTCGCCTATCGGACGCCCACGACGCGGTTGGCGACCCCGGAAGGCGGTGAGGTCTTCCTGAAGCTCGAGAACCTCCAGCGACTCGGGGCGTTCAAAATCCGCGGCGCCTGGAACCGCATGTCTCGCATGACCGAGGGCGAACGGCGCCGCGGTGTTGCCACCATCAGCTCAGGAAACCACGGGCTGGCGGTCGCGTGGTCCGCGAAGAGACTCGGGCTCCCCTGCACGGTCTACGTCCCCGAGGGAGCCCCAGGACCCAAGGTCGAGGCCATCCGGGCGCAGGGGGCGGGTCTCCGGGTGATGGCGCGGGAGGATCTCGTGCGAGCCCACACGGAGGAACTCTGGAAGTCCTGGCCACAGACGTTCGTCCAACCCTTTGCGCACACTCACATCATCGCGGGCCAGGGAACCATCGGTTGGGAAATCGCGGAGGACCTGCAGGACGTCCGCACGGTCCTCGTCCCGGTCGGCGGTGGCGGCCTCTCCTCGGGCATTGCGATTGCCGTGAAGGCCCGCGTCCCGAAGGCCACGGTGTTCGGCGTCCAAGCGGAGGGCGCTGCCTCCCTTCCCCGGGTCTTTGAGACCAAGAAACCCTACCGCGTCGAGCAGCCGAGCACCATCGCGGACGGCATCCGGATCGGCATCATCCTCCCGGAGATGGCGGACCTCCTGCTGCGGTATCTCGACGGATGCTACGTGGTCTCCGACGACGAGATCCGGAAGGCCATGCATCGCCTCGCGCTCGAAGCGAAGGTCGTGGCGGAGCCCGCGGGTGCCGCGGCGTTCGCGGCGTGGGGGCGATATCGCGATCGACTCGAACCGCCCGTGGTCGCGGTGGTCTCCGGAGGCAACGTGGACCCCGCGCTCCTGGGGGCGGTCCTCCGAGAGGATATGTAG